From Mycobacterium lacus, one genomic window encodes:
- a CDS encoding PIN domain-containing protein has product MRFVDTNVLLYAISRDPEERDKAQRAQQILAGRDLALSVQVLQEFYVQATRESRPDPLTHEQAMGLVESFLRFPVVATSTELMLAAFAIRQRFRLSYWDAAILEAGRSVGCDVVLSEDLSDGEDYAGIRVENPFRTGD; this is encoded by the coding sequence GTGCGCTTCGTTGACACCAACGTTCTGCTCTACGCGATTTCACGAGATCCCGAGGAGCGCGACAAGGCACAGCGCGCGCAGCAGATTCTGGCGGGCAGGGACCTGGCGCTTTCCGTCCAGGTTCTGCAGGAGTTCTATGTTCAAGCGACTCGCGAGAGTCGGCCCGATCCGCTCACGCATGAGCAGGCCATGGGGCTGGTGGAGTCGTTCCTACGGTTTCCCGTCGTCGCGACTAGCACCGAATTGATGCTGGCCGCATTTGCGATACGCCAGCGTTTCCGTTTGTCGTACTGGGACGCCGCGATCCTTGAAGCTGGCCGCTCTGTTGGTTGTGACGTCGTCCTCTCGGAGGACCTGAGCGACGGCGAGGACTATGCGGGGATACGCGTCGAGAATCCGTTTCGCACAGGCGATTAG
- a CDS encoding DUF402 domain-containing protein: MRAVDEYAVHPWGLYLARPTPGRAQFHYLESWLLPSLGLRATVFHFNPGHERDHDYYLDVGEYTPGETVWRSEDHYLDIEVRTGSRAELADVDELLDAVRHGLLTPEVAQRAVRRAVDAVDGLARNDYDLSRWLAGKGMKVTWRGAAPAGV; the protein is encoded by the coding sequence GTGCGGGCCGTCGACGAGTACGCGGTGCACCCGTGGGGGCTCTACCTGGCGCGGCCCACTCCCGGCCGGGCCCAGTTCCACTACCTCGAGTCGTGGTTGCTGCCGTCGTTGGGCTTGCGCGCCACCGTTTTTCACTTCAATCCGGGCCATGAACGCGACCACGACTACTACCTCGACGTGGGCGAATACACACCTGGGGAGACCGTATGGCGTTCCGAAGACCACTACCTCGACATCGAGGTTCGCACCGGCAGCCGCGCGGAACTGGCTGACGTCGACGAGCTGCTCGACGCCGTCCGGCACGGCCTGTTGACCCCCGAGGTCGCCCAGCGGGCGGTGCGGCGCGCCGTCGACGCGGTCGACGGCCTGGCCCGCAACGACTATGACCTATCCCGCTGGCTAGCGGGCAAGGGGATGAAAGTCACCTGGCGCGGGGCAGCACCAGCCGGCGTTTAG
- the uvrB gene encoding excinuclease ABC subunit UvrB, producing the protein MAFATEHPVVAHSEYRPVEAIVRTGGRFEVVSAHAPAGDQPAAIDELERRINAGERDVVLLGATGTGKSATTAWLIERLQRPTLVMAPNKTLAAQLANELREMLPHNAVEYFVSYYDYYQPEAYIAQTDTYIEKDSSINEDVERLRHSATSALLSRRDVVVVASVSCIYGLGTPQSYLDRSVELRVGTEVPRDGLLRLLVDVQYTRNDLSFTRGSFRVRGDTVEIIPSYEELAVRIEFFGDEIEALYYLHPLTGEVIRQVDSLRIFPATHYVAGPERMAHAISTIEQELAERLSELEGQGKLLEAQRLRMRTNYDIEMMRQVGFCSGIENYSRHIDGRPAGSAPATLLDYFPEDFLLVIDESHVTVPQIGGMYEGDISRKRNLVEYGFRLPSACDNRPLTWEEFADRIGQTVYLSATPGPYELSQSGGEIVEQVIRPTGLVDPKVVVKPTKGQIDDLIGEIRKRADTDQRVLVTTLTKKMAEDLTDYLLEMGIRVRYLHSEVDTLRRVELLRQLRLGDYDVLVGINLLREGLDLPEVSLVAILDADKEGFLRSSRSLIQTIGRAARNVSGEVHMYADRITDSMKEAIDETDRRRAKQIAYNEANGIDPQPLRKKIADILDQVYREADDVEVGGSGRNASRGRRAQGEPGRAVSAGIFEGRDTSAMPRAELADLIKDLTAQMMAAARDLQFELAARFRDEIADLKKELRGMDAAGLT; encoded by the coding sequence ATGGCCTTCGCCACCGAGCATCCCGTCGTCGCGCATTCGGAATACCGCCCCGTCGAGGCGATCGTGCGCACCGGCGGCCGCTTCGAGGTGGTCAGCGCGCACGCGCCGGCGGGCGACCAGCCGGCCGCCATCGACGAGCTGGAACGGCGCATCAACGCGGGGGAGCGCGACGTGGTGCTGCTCGGCGCCACCGGCACCGGGAAGTCGGCGACCACCGCGTGGCTGATCGAACGGCTGCAGCGGCCCACCCTGGTGATGGCGCCCAACAAGACGCTGGCCGCCCAGCTGGCGAACGAACTGCGAGAGATGTTGCCGCACAACGCGGTCGAGTACTTCGTGTCGTACTACGACTACTACCAGCCGGAGGCATACATCGCGCAGACCGACACCTACATCGAGAAGGACAGCTCCATCAACGAGGACGTGGAGCGGCTGCGGCACTCGGCCACATCGGCGCTGCTGTCCCGCCGCGACGTGGTGGTGGTGGCCTCGGTGTCCTGCATCTACGGCCTGGGCACCCCGCAGTCCTACCTGGACCGCTCCGTCGAGCTGCGGGTCGGCACCGAGGTGCCGCGCGACGGGTTGCTGCGGCTGCTGGTCGACGTGCAGTACACCCGCAACGACCTGTCCTTCACCCGCGGCTCGTTCCGGGTCCGCGGCGACACCGTCGAGATCATCCCCTCGTACGAAGAGCTGGCCGTTCGTATCGAGTTCTTCGGCGACGAGATCGAGGCGCTCTACTACCTGCACCCGCTGACCGGCGAGGTGATCCGCCAGGTCGACTCGCTGCGGATCTTCCCGGCCACCCACTACGTCGCCGGGCCCGAGCGGATGGCCCACGCCATCTCCACCATCGAGCAGGAATTAGCCGAACGCCTATCCGAATTGGAAGGCCAGGGCAAGCTCTTGGAGGCGCAGCGGCTGCGCATGCGCACCAACTACGACATCGAGATGATGCGGCAGGTCGGATTCTGTTCGGGCATCGAGAACTACTCCCGCCACATCGATGGGAGGCCCGCCGGCTCAGCCCCGGCAACGCTGCTCGACTACTTTCCGGAGGACTTCCTGCTGGTCATCGACGAGTCGCATGTCACCGTCCCGCAGATCGGCGGCATGTACGAGGGCGACATCTCGCGCAAACGCAACCTGGTTGAGTACGGCTTCCGGCTGCCGTCGGCGTGCGACAATCGCCCGCTGACCTGGGAAGAATTCGCCGATCGGATCGGGCAGACGGTCTACCTGTCGGCCACCCCGGGGCCCTACGAGCTCAGCCAGTCCGGCGGCGAGATCGTCGAGCAGGTGATCCGGCCCACCGGTCTGGTCGATCCGAAGGTGGTGGTCAAGCCCACCAAGGGGCAGATCGACGATCTGATCGGTGAGATCCGCAAACGCGCGGACACCGACCAGCGAGTGCTGGTGACGACGCTGACCAAGAAGATGGCCGAGGACCTCACCGACTACCTCCTCGAGATGGGCATCCGGGTGCGCTACCTGCACTCCGAGGTCGACACGTTGCGGCGGGTGGAGCTGCTGCGCCAGCTGCGGCTCGGCGACTACGACGTGCTGGTCGGCATCAACCTGCTGCGCGAGGGCTTGGACCTGCCCGAGGTGTCGCTGGTGGCGATCCTCGACGCGGACAAGGAAGGCTTCCTGCGGTCGTCGCGCAGCCTCATCCAGACCATCGGCCGCGCCGCCCGCAACGTCTCCGGCGAGGTCCACATGTACGCCGACAGGATCACCGACTCGATGAAGGAAGCCATCGACGAAACCGACCGGCGACGGGCCAAGCAGATCGCCTACAACGAGGCCAACGGGATCGATCCGCAGCCGCTGCGCAAGAAGATCGCCGACATTCTCGACCAGGTCTATCGCGAGGCTGACGACGTCGAGGTTGGCGGGTCCGGGCGCAACGCGTCCCGCGGTCGGCGTGCCCAGGGTGAACCGGGCCGTGCGGTGAGCGCGGGCATCTTCGAGGGCCGTGACACCTCCGCCATGCCGCGCGCCGAGCTGGCCGACCTGATCAAGGACCTCACCGCGCAGATGATGGCCGCCGCGCGCGACCTGCAATTCGAGCTCGCCGCCCGGTTCCGCGACGAGATCGCCGACCTCAAGAAGGAACTGCGCGGGATGGACGCCGCCGGCCTGACGTAA
- a CDS encoding MFS transporter: protein MTETARETGSWRELLGRHPGTSIVLAGGVALYATNEFLTISLLPSAIVEIGGGTLYAWVTTLYLVGSVVAATTVNPMLLRVGARSSYLMGLAVFGVASLVCAVAPSMEVLVAGRTLQGLAGGLLAGLGYALINAALPHSLWTRGSALVSAMWGVATLIGPAMGGLFAQFGLWRWAFGAMVIFAALMVISVVTVLTVGRAGQGGAKPAHKVPVWSLLLMGAAALAVSVAELPRYLVQTAGLLAAGALLVGIFIVVDWRMHAAVLPHSVFGPGPLKWIYLTMSVQMVAAMVVTYVPLFGQRLGHLTPVAAGFLGAAIAIGWTLSEIASAVLNNIRVIGHVIAAAPLVMATGLALAAATQRVDAPVGIVALWALGLLITGVGIGMAWPHLAVRAMDSVDDPAESSAAAAAINIVQLISAAFGAGLAGVVVNTARGGDAAEARWLYSVFAVLAAVGVIASYQATHRDRRSPR from the coding sequence GTGACCGAAACGGCGCGAGAGACGGGCAGTTGGCGTGAGCTGCTGGGTAGACATCCGGGGACGTCGATTGTGCTGGCCGGTGGCGTTGCGCTGTATGCGACCAACGAGTTTCTGACCATCAGCCTGCTCCCCAGCGCCATCGTCGAGATCGGTGGCGGCACGCTGTATGCCTGGGTGACGACCCTGTATCTGGTCGGGTCGGTGGTCGCCGCGACGACGGTCAACCCGATGCTGCTGCGCGTCGGCGCGCGCTCGTCGTATCTGATGGGGCTGGCCGTCTTTGGTGTCGCCAGCCTGGTGTGCGCGGTGGCGCCGAGCATGGAGGTGCTGGTAGCCGGACGCACCCTGCAGGGGCTGGCCGGCGGCCTGCTGGCCGGGCTGGGCTACGCGCTCATCAACGCCGCCCTGCCCCACTCGCTGTGGACCCGCGGCTCGGCGCTGGTGTCGGCGATGTGGGGGGTCGCAACCTTGATCGGGCCCGCCATGGGCGGGCTGTTCGCGCAGTTCGGGCTGTGGCGCTGGGCATTTGGCGCCATGGTGATCTTCGCCGCGCTCATGGTCATATCGGTGGTGACCGTGCTGACCGTGGGTCGCGCCGGGCAGGGTGGCGCGAAGCCGGCGCACAAGGTGCCGGTCTGGTCGCTGCTGCTGATGGGGGCCGCCGCGCTGGCAGTCAGTGTGGCCGAGCTGCCGCGCTACCTGGTGCAGACCGCCGGGCTGCTGGCCGCCGGCGCGCTGCTCGTCGGGATATTCATAGTCGTCGACTGGCGGATGCATGCGGCGGTGTTGCCGCACAGCGTATTTGGGCCCGGACCGCTGAAATGGATCTACCTGACGATGTCGGTCCAGATGGTCGCTGCCATGGTGGTCACCTACGTGCCGCTGTTTGGTCAGCGACTGGGACACCTGACGCCGGTGGCGGCCGGATTTCTGGGCGCGGCGATCGCGATTGGGTGGACGTTGAGCGAGATCGCCAGCGCAGTGCTGAACAACATACGAGTCATCGGGCATGTGATCGCGGCCGCACCGCTGGTGATGGCAACGGGTCTGGCCCTGGCCGCGGCCACCCAGCGCGTCGACGCCCCCGTCGGGATTGTCGCGCTCTGGGCGCTTGGGTTGCTGATCACCGGGGTCGGCATCGGCATGGCCTGGCCGCATCTGGCTGTGCGTGCGATGGACTCCGTCGACGACCCTGCCGAGAGCAGCGCGGCGGCCGCGGCGATCAACATCGTTCAGTTGATATCGGCGGCTTTCGGCGCCGGGCTGGCCGGCGTGGTGGTCAACACGGCCAGGGGCGGCGACGCGGCCGAAGCCCGCTGGCTGTACTCGGTATTCGCCGTCCTGGCCGCTGTCGGCGTCATTGCGTCCTACCAGGCGACGCACCGCGACCGTCGCTCACCGCGTTGA
- a CDS encoding mannosyltransferase: MAVSTLDKRPRSGPEGHADEFAPARRRGRRLDPLAIAVLATVIGGAWASRPSLWFDEGATISAAASRTLPELWNLLGHIDAVHGFYYLLMHGWFAIFPPTEFWSRVPSALAIGGAAAGVVVFTKQLAPSGRGTALCAGAVFAMLPRVTWAGIEARPYALEATAAAWLTVLFVAAVRRNNPWLWLLYALTLMLSILVSINLVLLVLVYAAMLPVLAPGKSGRSPVAWWAVASAGAIGAMTPFMLFAHGQVWQVGWIAGLNRNIFLDVVHRQYFDHSVAFAILAGLTVVGAIVVATTSRRAGAPNPDGEIRRLLLASAAWIVIPTAAVLIYSAIVEPIYYPRYLILTAPAAAVVLAACIVTIARKPWIIGTVLVLFAVAALPNYLFTQRSPYAKEGWDYSQVADVISAHAAPGDCLLVDNTVSWKPGPIRALLATRPAAFRSLIDVERGFYGPRVGALWDGHVAVWLTTAKINKCPTLWTISGRDKSLPDHQVGQSLSPGNAFGRTPAYKFPSYLGFRIVERWQFHYSQVVRSTR, from the coding sequence ATGGCTGTTTCGACCCTTGACAAGCGGCCTCGCTCGGGTCCTGAGGGCCACGCCGACGAGTTCGCGCCCGCGCGCCGCCGCGGCCGGCGGCTCGATCCGCTGGCGATCGCCGTGCTGGCCACGGTCATCGGCGGCGCCTGGGCGAGCAGGCCATCGTTGTGGTTCGACGAGGGTGCGACCATTTCCGCCGCTGCCAGCCGGACGTTGCCGGAGCTGTGGAACCTGCTCGGCCATATCGACGCGGTGCACGGCTTTTACTACCTGCTGATGCACGGCTGGTTCGCGATATTTCCACCGACGGAATTCTGGTCGCGGGTTCCCAGCGCTCTGGCCATTGGGGGCGCCGCCGCCGGGGTCGTGGTTTTCACCAAACAGTTGGCACCTTCGGGGCGGGGCACCGCGTTGTGCGCGGGCGCGGTTTTCGCCATGCTGCCCCGGGTGACCTGGGCCGGGATCGAAGCCCGCCCGTACGCCCTGGAGGCGACCGCCGCCGCCTGGCTGACCGTGTTGTTCGTCGCCGCGGTGCGGCGCAACAACCCGTGGCTGTGGCTGCTCTACGCGCTGACGTTGATGCTGTCGATCTTGGTGAGTATCAACCTGGTGCTGCTGGTGCTGGTCTACGCCGCGATGCTGCCGGTGCTGGCCCCCGGGAAATCTGGGAGGTCCCCCGTGGCCTGGTGGGCCGTCGCCTCCGCCGGGGCGATCGGGGCCATGACGCCGTTCATGTTGTTCGCCCACGGCCAGGTGTGGCAGGTCGGCTGGATTGCGGGACTGAACAGGAACATCTTCCTCGACGTCGTGCACCGGCAGTATTTCGATCACAGCGTTGCGTTCGCCATCCTGGCCGGGCTAACGGTCGTCGGCGCCATCGTTGTCGCGACCACATCTCGTCGGGCCGGGGCGCCGAATCCCGATGGCGAAATCCGGCGCCTGTTGCTGGCGAGTGCCGCATGGATCGTCATTCCCACCGCCGCCGTCCTGATCTACTCGGCGATCGTCGAGCCGATCTACTACCCGCGCTACCTCATCCTGACCGCCCCGGCCGCGGCCGTCGTGCTGGCGGCCTGCATCGTCACGATCGCCCGCAAGCCGTGGATCATCGGCACCGTCCTGGTGCTCTTCGCCGTCGCGGCGCTTCCGAATTACCTGTTCACACAGCGGAGCCCGTATGCCAAAGAGGGCTGGGACTACAGCCAGGTGGCCGACGTGATCAGCGCCCATGCCGCGCCCGGGGACTGTCTACTGGTCGACAACACCGTGTCCTGGAAGCCCGGGCCGATCCGCGCGCTGTTGGCCACGCGGCCGGCGGCCTTCCGGTCGCTGATCGATGTCGAGCGCGGTTTCTACGGCCCCAGGGTCGGCGCGCTGTGGGACGGTCACGTCGCGGTGTGGCTGACGACGGCCAAGATCAACAAATGCCCGACGTTGTGGACGATCTCTGGTCGCGATAAGTCACTGCCCGATCATCAAGTCGGCCAATCCTTGTCGCCGGGAAACGCTTTCGGGCGCACGCCTGCCTACAAATTTCCGAGCTACCTCGGCTTTCGCATTGTCGAGCGGTGGCAATTCCACTATTCGCAGGTCGTCAGATCAACGCGGTGA
- a CDS encoding universal stress protein, translating into MGAYRTVVVGTDGSDSSMRAVDRAAQIAGADATLIIASAYLPHHDDARAADILKDESYKVTGTAPIYEILHDAKERAHNAGAKNVEERAIVGAPVDALVNLAEEAKADLLVVGNVGLSTIAGRLLGSVPANVSRRAKVDVLIVHTT; encoded by the coding sequence ATGGGCGCCTATCGGACCGTTGTGGTCGGAACCGACGGATCTGACTCGTCGATGCGTGCGGTAGACCGGGCAGCGCAGATCGCCGGGGCGGATGCCACGTTGATCATCGCGTCGGCGTACCTGCCACACCACGACGACGCTCGAGCCGCCGACATCCTCAAGGACGAAAGCTACAAGGTCACCGGCACCGCCCCGATCTACGAGATCCTGCACGACGCCAAGGAGCGGGCACACAACGCCGGAGCAAAAAACGTCGAGGAGCGAGCGATTGTCGGCGCCCCGGTCGACGCCCTGGTGAACCTCGCCGAGGAAGCGAAAGCGGATCTGCTGGTGGTCGGCAACGTCGGTCTGAGCACCATCGCGGGACGGCTCCTGGGATCCGTGCCGGCCAACGTCTCGCGGCGGGCGAAGGTTGACGTGCTGATCGTGCACACCACCTGA
- a CDS encoding MBL fold metallo-hydrolase, with protein MATVDDNYTGHVEPGTAARRTLPGATIVKASVGPMDNNAYLVTCSETGETLLIDAANDAGLLIDLIRRYAPKLSLIVTSHQHFDHWQALAAVAEATGAPTAAHAIDAGPLPVKPDRLLAGGDTVQIGELTFDVIHLRGHTPGSIALAMGGPATDDVTHLFTGDCLFPGGVGRTAKSADFESLFTGVKSKIFDRFGDDTVVYPGHGDDTTLGTERPHLDEWRDRGW; from the coding sequence ATGGCTACCGTCGATGACAATTACACCGGACACGTCGAACCGGGCACCGCGGCTCGTCGCACCCTGCCCGGCGCAACCATCGTCAAGGCGTCGGTGGGCCCGATGGACAACAACGCCTACCTGGTGACGTGTTCCGAGACCGGAGAAACACTTCTGATCGACGCCGCCAACGACGCTGGGCTCCTCATCGACCTGATTCGGCGTTATGCCCCGAAGCTGTCGCTGATCGTGACCAGCCATCAGCACTTCGATCACTGGCAGGCGCTGGCGGCGGTGGCCGAGGCCACCGGCGCGCCCACCGCCGCCCACGCGATCGACGCCGGCCCGCTGCCGGTCAAGCCGGATCGTTTGCTGGCGGGGGGCGACACCGTGCAGATCGGCGAGCTGACGTTCGACGTGATCCACCTGCGCGGCCACACCCCAGGATCGATCGCGCTAGCGATGGGCGGCCCCGCGACCGACGACGTGACCCACTTGTTCACCGGCGACTGCTTGTTCCCGGGGGGCGTCGGACGGACCGCCAAATCGGCAGACTTCGAGTCGCTCTTCACGGGTGTGAAGTCGAAGATCTTTGATCGATTCGGTGACGACACCGTCGTCTATCCGGGACATGGAGACGACACAACCCTGGGTACGGAGCGTCCGCATCTCGACGAATGGCGCGACCGAGGCTGGTGA